DNA from Asterias amurensis chromosome 7, ASM3211899v1:
GAAGACCAAGGGGCATGCACATCGAGTGATGACTCTCTTGCGACTGACCAGCTCATCAACAACCTCCTAAAACCCGACGCTGGTGATAATTCATCAGCCGGGGTACTCAGCGTGGTAGAGCAATTCTACTCCGAAGAGGATACAGGTGCCAAAGTTGACGAGAAGTTGGCCGGTGTTATCAGCAAGTTACTCCGACACAAATCATCAGAAGGGAAGGTTGCAGAAAAAACTTAATAGTTTCAAGCGACCATGTAACATTCCAGAACTTGATTGTACCAGAGTTAATCCAGAAATCTGTAATTCTTTGCAATCAAAGACAAGATCAATGGACATCAAGTTACAAAAGGTTGAGCAGGCGGCGCTGAAAGGCATGGTGCCTATTGTAACCTGCATTGAGGCTCTAATGAGCACCAATAAAAGCCTGGATCACAAGGTTTTGGTAACAAACCTACTGGATGCATTGGCCATAATTGGCCATGCAACCACCGAGTTGAACTTCCGGCAAAGAGAACTCATAAAGCCCGACTTAAACCAACAGTTTTTCACTCTTTGCTCTGCGCAGGCGCCCGTAACCGGGCTCCTGTTTGAGGACAATTTGTCTCAAATGTGCAAAGATATTCAGGAAACTAATAAGCTTGGCCAAAAATTTTGTCAACGTGGTAATTTTTCTGTTGGTCCGAAATCGGATCGCGGCAGGCAAAGGGGAAATGCCAAGACTTTTTCCCATCATGGCGGGCAAACGCGTCAGGGAAACTTCTTTCGCCAGCAGAAACACGGCAACAAACCGCAACCAAGTAAAACCTTGTAAAACGGTGAGTGAGCACAATTGTGATAATACTCAAAATCAAGTTGCGAAATTATTTATGGCAGGTAAACTCGCATATCATATAGCCCAATGGCGCGAGATTACGTCTGATCAATGGGTGCTCGACGCTGTTCAGCACTATCATATTGAATTCACTAAAAGGCCATACCAAACACGCATTCCAAGGGATTTGCAGTGTGAACCACACAAGGCTGAAATTATAACCTCTGAAATTGCCAAATTGCTCGATAAAAGAGCAATAGTAAAAACGAACCACGTCGAAGGTGAATTTATTTCGAATATTTTCATTCGGCCAAAAAAGGATGGTTCGTCTCGCCCTATAATAAATCTGAAGGGGCTTAACAAATTTGTGgagtattttcattttaaaatggaaactaTCTGCACGGCAATTCAACTGATACGGCCACATTGCTATATGTCCTCTATAGTTCTTAAGGATGCTTACTTTGCAGCGCCTATAGCCACTGAGCATAGAAAGTTTTTGCGTTTCACTTGGCGCAATGCGATATACGAGTTTACCTGTCTACCATTTGGTTTAGCTAGTGCCCCACGTGTGTTTACGAAAGTAATGAAACCACTGGTTGCCTCACTGAGGTTAAGGGGCCATGAATCGTGTGACTATATTGACGATTCCCTTCTTATTGGAAGAACGTTTCAGGAATGCTGTTGCAATGTTCGAGCCCGAACCATTCTCACCAATGGGGTAGGGTTTACAATAAATTACAAAAAGTCAATTCTTACCCCAACCAAACAGatagattttttgggatttcaTTTAGACTCAGATCAAATGACTATCTCTGTCCCACCTGCAAAGGTACAGAGCATTATTTACTCAATCCGTAAACTTTTACGCCAACAGTCTCCGACAATTCGAGACGTTGCCAGGATAATCGGTGTGTTGGTTTCGTGTGAACTGGCGGTACCGTATGGGCCATTGTTTAGAAGAACAATAGAAAACCGACAATTCGAGACGTTGCCAGGATAATCGGTCTGTTGGTTTCGTGTGAACTGGCGGTACCGTATGGGCCATTGTTTAGAAGAACAATAGAAAACCAAAAGAACCTGGCATTATCAGAACATAATGGCGATTTTGAAGCAAAAATGAGCATTACCAAAGAAGGTATTTGTGATTTAAATTGGTGGATAAATGAACTGCCAATAACTTTTGCTCCCATGCATAGACATGAGCCTAATTCATGTAATTACGTAATAGAAACTGATGCTTCCAGCTTGGGCTGGGGTGCACATTTCAACGGTCGCACAACAGGCGGCAGATGGTCAAAATGTGAAGCCACTCATCATATCAATTGGCTTGAGTTAAAGGCTTGCTCATTAGCATTGCAATCATTCTTCTCAGAAGAAAACGGTGTTTCAATCCACCTTAAATCTGACAACATCACGGTGGTTGCTTTCCTAAAACACTTTGGTGGCTCGGGATCCGAACTGCTACATTCCTTAGCTAGGGAGATTTGGCTATGGTGCATGGCACGGAAAATTTGGCTGTCCAGTTCACACCTCCCTGGTGTGCAAAATATTTTGGCAGACACGGCATCCCGACAATTTCGGGATGGAAATGATCTCGAGTGGAAACTTAACCCCacaattttttcaaagatcatAACAGTTTTCCCTAAGCCTGATGTGGATCTTTTCGCATCGAGGTTGATCCGCCAATTGTTACGGTATGTTTCATGGCGAGCTGACCCAGCCTCTGTTCACACAGACGCATTCACTTTAGACTGGTCAACGTATGACTGTTTTTATGCATTTCTGCCATTTAGCATAATAAACAAAGTACTCACTAAGATTGAGCATGACGAGGCGATCGGTATACTGATCGCGCCTTTATGGCATACGCAATCATGGTTCCCGACAATGCTTAAACTACTTGTCAGAAACCCCATTATCTTGCCTTTTCAACAAGATTTGCTTTCGCTTCCCTTCTCAAATAGACTCCATCCGCTACGGGATCGTCTGAGGTTGATGGCATGTTCCTTATCAGGGAGGCGCTCCAACAGCAAGGTGGTCGACAGTAAGGTGTATCGGGACCAGCTTCCCAAATTATCATCGCATCATGGCGGTCTGGCACAAAGAAGTGCTACAAGTCGGCATTCGACAGATGGATTCAGTTCTGCACTCGGACGGAAACTCATCCGATTCGACCAACTTTGGTGAAAGTGttggattttttgacaaaacaatttttgtcagGCAGCCAATACAGCAGTTTAAACATTACCAGAAGTGCCTTGTCGGCAGTGATCCCGACGCTTGAGGGCGTCACAGTGGGCTCTCATCCATTGGTTAAGAGACTGATGAAAGGGGTGTTCAATCTGAGACCACCAAAGGCTCGACACTCACATACATGGGATGTGACGGTGGTGCTGGACTATTTAAGAACTCTCGGTCCTAATGAGGGACTCTCGTTGAAAAAGCTTACCATGAAACTGGTAGTTCTTACTGCCCTTACATCGGGGCAACGTTGTCAGACACTATCTTTTATGAACATTAATTCAGCCTAAGTTGGGGCAAATTCTGTTAAATTTACTATCGAGGCACTTACCAAAACAAGTAGAGTTGGTAAACCTCATGCAGAAGTTGATTTAATTGCTTACCCTCATGATCAGAGGTGGAGAAAAGAAACTTTTTCGAAGTTATGTACCACCCCACAAAGCAGTGGGATCAGAAACGATAGGCAGATGGATAAAGCTAGGACTTTCAGATGCAGGTATAAGGACGGACAAATTTACCGCCCACAGTACACGGGCAGCTGCATGTAGTGCAGCTTCAAGGAAAGGTGTACCACTTGCAACAATCATGAAAGCTGCAGGATGGTCGAGATCATCGACGTTTGCTAAGTTTTATAATAAACCTGTAGAGGATACAGGGGAGTATAATTGTTTTGCTGAGAGTATACTCAGTCATTCTGCTTTTTCACAGAATaagtaatgttttatttgaaacGGACGATCAGCTTGTAATGTTTCACTGAATAAATGATGTGTCATTGAGACGGTACGTTACGTTGTTACCTTTTGTTCTTTGACCTTTTTGTGATGGCTCCAAACATCTCACGTAAGGCCGAAGTGCTAGGTGGTTATGAGGTAGAATTTCTCAATTAAACGAAATGTAATAGAATGAAATTAAAGTTTAATTTTGATTCTACTGAGTAACCACTAGCACTGAAGGACTTGCGCTCCCTCCATCTTTAGGGTGACTATTGTcattacaaatattaatatttgacACTCCCTCCCAATGAACTGCAAAAAGCTCATTTGTATTGTCTACAAAAATGCTCTGGGGTGTGAACCTTGGGGCTCACTTATATAGGGAGAGGTTTCCTTTTAACAAAGAACTCTCTCAAGTGTGACGACGAAATACCGGTGGCAGGTGCAATCTTCAGTGCTAGTGGTTACTCGGTAGAATCAAAATTAAACTTCAATTTCATTCTATTACATTTCGTTTAATTGAGAAATtaggtgtgttgtactgtcatatgcccaacatctaagaattctaaccaagtagccatcttgccagAAACCCATGACACATGGATACTTTttgaacctttctcaaacacatttcaccaTGATTTCACACACTTTATGGTCTAAAgtttcttccttctatttctaaatccatgattggtgcattaaacgcggttgttTTATCTTGTTGAAAGCTTCTGTAAGTGTGCTACGATCAAAATTACACACCATTGATGTCCAGAGACTTACAGTATATACAACTTTGTTTTACGAGGGTAGGGATTTCTTGCCATAACAGCCATGGCTTGTTTACATTGTACGTCGACCAAGCacgtgcgagtgcttgcagaacgttgtgattgacatcgcagcgagagttataggtcaaccaacaaccaatgagaacatgttgttaataaacattagcataatgagctccgccctaaattttggcagatacaaaaccatcaaggcgctacttaaaAAGTACTCATGTACCGAACGTGTACcgtacagatggtacatgtgcatttacagtacgtatgtgtacatacgctgtacacgtattatatgcactgttatgtatgggggtgcgctggcggaattcagtgatgggggactgggattttgcaggtcgcggctggctgtagcgccttgatcaaggctattgACGCCAGTGACAATTTTTCCCCTAATTGGgttgggtttgaacacagttctccagctttggcaaactgagggcgctattttccacatcaaatagccgccacttacgtcacgattcctttgtcgaatgggtttgtttgaccccgcgtttttcagaaatttggcttgaagcgttctggagaaaaaacgtttttaccaagttttaacgtgaggtaaga
Protein-coding regions in this window:
- the LOC139939514 gene encoding uncharacterized protein, with the translated sequence MSITKEASQIIIASWRSGTKKCYKSAFDRWIQFCTRTETHPIRPTLVKVLDFLTKQFLSGSQYSSLNITRSALSAVIPTLEGVTVGSHPLVKRLMKGVFNLRPPKARHSHTWDVTVVLDYLRTLGPNEGLSLKKLTMKLVVLTALTSGQRCQTLSFMNIKGGEKKLFRSYVPPHKAVGSETIGRWIKLGLSDAGIRTDKFTAHSTRAAACSAASRKGVPLATIMKAAGWSRSSTFAKFYNKPVEDTGEYNCFAESILSHSAFSQNK